From the Desulfobacterales bacterium genome, one window contains:
- a CDS encoding mechanosensitive ion channel family protein, protein MDFKYLLTEFEIGGNHLWRILALFGIIFIALALGRIVKLVLHKSAAALESQQRFIPAVTLKSVSRSVLFLSAAIGISVGMEFLELRNRIYEVADTLTAILLSIAIGHLLYWLVDVPVKWLTDISEKTKSKMDDMLIPIIRKSLRVTIVILLLVQIAQILSDKPITSIIAGLGIGGLAVALAAQDTIKNFFGSIVLFIDKPFEKGDRIVVDGQDGPVEEVGIRSTKIRTLDGHLVTLPNGKLADMTIRNIGKRPYIRRLFNLTVTYDTPPEKIEKGIAIVKEILTNHEGLQEDFPPRVFFNDFNSDSLNILVLYWYHPPNYWDFMAFTEKVNLQIMRAFAAEGIEFAFPTQTTYLAQDDRRPLYIRVSTDAESNKTGGQTG, encoded by the coding sequence ATGGATTTTAAATATCTATTAACCGAATTTGAAATCGGCGGAAACCATTTATGGCGCATCCTGGCGCTGTTCGGCATTATTTTTATCGCCCTGGCTCTGGGTAGAATCGTCAAGTTAGTTCTGCACAAGTCCGCCGCGGCTCTTGAAAGTCAGCAACGTTTCATACCTGCCGTCACCTTAAAGTCAGTCAGCCGAAGCGTCCTTTTTCTGTCCGCAGCCATCGGCATCTCCGTCGGCATGGAATTCCTCGAATTACGAAACAGGATTTATGAAGTGGCCGATACCCTGACAGCCATCCTATTGAGCATCGCCATCGGGCATCTGCTTTACTGGCTGGTGGATGTCCCGGTCAAGTGGCTCACCGACATATCGGAAAAAACCAAAAGCAAGATGGACGACATGCTGATACCCATCATTCGCAAGAGCCTGCGCGTCACCATTGTCATCCTGCTCCTGGTCCAGATCGCCCAGATCCTCAGCGACAAGCCCATTACCTCCATCATCGCCGGGTTGGGAATCGGCGGTCTGGCCGTTGCCCTGGCCGCCCAGGACACCATTAAAAATTTTTTCGGCTCCATTGTCCTTTTCATCGACAAACCCTTTGAAAAGGGCGACCGTATTGTCGTGGACGGGCAGGACGGCCCAGTGGAAGAAGTGGGAATCCGCTCCACCAAAATCCGAACGCTGGACGGTCATCTGGTCACGCTCCCCAACGGCAAGCTGGCGGACATGACCATCCGCAATATCGGCAAACGTCCGTATATCCGAAGGCTTTTCAACCTGACGGTCACCTATGACACGCCGCCGGAAAAAATCGAAAAAGGGATCGCCATCGTAAAAGAAATCCTGACCAACCATGAAGGCCTGCAGGAAGATTTCCCGCCCCGGGTGTTCTTTAACGATTTTAATTCGGACTCCCTGAACATCCTGGTGCTGTACTGGTATCATCCGCCCAATTACTGGGATTTCATGGCCTTTACCGAAAAGGTCAATCTGCAAATTATGCGTGCCTTTGCCGCCGAGGGAATCGAGTTTGCGTTCCCGACCCAGACCACCTATCTGGCCCAGGACGACCGCAGGCCGCTCTATATCCGCGTTTCCACCGACGCCGAAAGCAACAAAACCGGCGGGCAAACCGGGTGA
- the corA gene encoding magnesium/cobalt transporter CorA, protein MFIIKSARKKAGQSPGTLMYVGAEKVEKVKIQIIDYNGSDLAEKEVGTIKDCLPFKTSDSVTWINVTGIHDLTMIENLGSQFNLHPLLLEDVVNTEQRPKMDDYEDYLFMVLKMLYTGKNSKRIQHEQLSLILMPGVVLSLQEFEEDVFDPVRERIRKGKGHIRTKGSDYLMYALIDTIVDHYFHLFEEIGEQVEALQEEVITDPQPKTLHQIQNLKREMIFLRKSVWPLREIISALVRGEYSLVHEDVVLYLRDVYDHTIQVIDTVETYRDMLSGMLDIYLSSVSNKMNEVMKVLTIIATIFIPLTFLAGVYGMNFKYMPELEFKWAYPILWIIMISVFGLMLIYFKRKKWL, encoded by the coding sequence ATGTTCATCATAAAATCCGCCCGCAAAAAAGCCGGCCAGTCGCCGGGGACCTTGATGTATGTCGGCGCAGAAAAAGTTGAAAAGGTCAAAATCCAAATTATCGATTATAATGGGTCCGATCTGGCTGAAAAAGAAGTGGGGACCATCAAGGACTGCCTGCCGTTTAAAACCAGTGATTCGGTTACCTGGATCAACGTTACCGGCATCCACGACCTGACGATGATCGAAAATCTGGGCAGCCAGTTCAACCTGCATCCCCTGCTCCTCGAAGATGTCGTCAACACCGAGCAGCGTCCCAAGATGGATGACTATGAAGACTATCTCTTCATGGTTTTAAAGATGCTATACACCGGAAAAAACAGCAAGCGCATCCAGCATGAACAACTGAGTCTGATACTCATGCCCGGTGTCGTCCTCTCGCTCCAGGAGTTTGAAGAGGATGTGTTTGACCCTGTTAGAGAAAGAATTCGCAAAGGGAAGGGACATATCCGCACCAAGGGGTCTGATTACCTGATGTACGCCCTCATCGATACCATTGTGGACCATTATTTCCATCTTTTCGAAGAAATCGGGGAGCAGGTGGAAGCCCTCCAGGAAGAAGTCATTACAGACCCCCAGCCTAAAACGCTCCATCAAATCCAGAATCTGAAACGGGAAATGATCTTTTTAAGAAAATCGGTCTGGCCCCTGCGGGAAATCATCAGCGCCCTGGTCAGAGGAGAATACAGCCTGGTCCACGAAGATGTGGTTCTGTATCTCAGGGATGTCTATGATCATACCATCCAGGTCATCGATACAGTCGAGACCTATCGTGACATGCTCTCGGGCATGCTCGACATCTATCTGTCCAGCGTCAGCAATAAAATGAATGAAGTCATGAAAGTGCTGACCATTATCGCCACCATATTTATCCCCCTTACTTTTCTGGCAGGGGTTTATGGAATGAATTTCAAATACATGCCGGAACTGGAGTTCAAATGGGCCTACCCGATCCTCTGGATCATCATGATTTCCGTGTTTGGATTGATGCTGATTTATTTTAAACGTAAGAAGTGGCTGTAA